Genomic DNA from Buteo buteo chromosome 21, bButBut1.hap1.1, whole genome shotgun sequence:
AGCATCAGCCCTACATGCTGTGGTTAAGGCTGTGCTGTCAAGTGAAATAATAGAGttgttcttccttctccttaTCCATTTGTTCTTGGctgtgctttctcttctccttcctggcAGGTGGGCTGGAACGAAACAtcagcctcctgctgctctgcagaggaagaagaggtgcGTGCATCAGTGCTGTGTTGGAATAGCACGTTTGAACCCCGCAGCTAAAGCTGCTTCATGCTGCCAGGCTCTCCTGCTGCACGGGGCTGTGGCACCTTGCTGTCTGTTTTCTAGGCAggtttcagtgttttttctgttagaaaacgAGTATCAAGCACCTGAAGGCTGTGCGTGTGCTTATGCCTCAGCTTCTACAATGTACCGTTGCACCTGCGACTGGTTTCTGACTAAAGCCTTATTTGTACTGTCTTGAAGGGAAGTTGCAAGTCCAAAGAAATACCTGAGGGAGGTTGCAGAACCCTCTTATTTTACTTTGGGTAAAGGGGCAGGGACTGACGGCGCCTGTTGGCAGTCGCCCATGCCGTCACCGGCTTGGTGTGTGACAGCACTGGGATGTCCTCGCTGTCGTGTTGACCTGTGAAATGTGCAGCAGGAGCCGTGGCCTGAAGCTCTGCGCTGTGCCTCTGAAGGAGCCAACGCTCAGTTTGGTGTAATGCGGAACATGCCAAAAATGGTATGGTTTGATGGTATGGGCTGACCTGATCTAGGGCCTTGCTGCCATTGTCGGGAGTGTCTTGCTGCTGCCCAGTTTCTCATTTGCtgattttcatgcttttttttaatactgccaAGTTAGCAAGTTGAAATGAGCTTACTGAGAAAATTGGCAAGTAATGGAAGGGGCCATGTGGTCAAGACAGATGGATAGGAGAAGGATGATGGAAGGACACTGAGCTGGAATAACTCGCAGTGTAACTGACTTCCCAGCAGTTGCTTAAGTTACATCAGTCCTGTAAATTGGGCTACACCTGAGTATGGTGCCATCCCCACCCAGCTATGGAAGCCTCTAGTAACACTCTTCCCTTAAACGCTTGATGTTCAAGTATCCCCAGCTTCTCTGAAGTGGGCTGTTGAGGCAAGGTGTTCCTATGGATTGCTGTACTTACTATTTTTACAGGTGCCTGCGATCTTTCCAGGGCCCTTTGCAacctttcctcctgctgctgcttctgttgtctcagcttttcctctctgAGCCTTTTGAAGGGAGCAAATAAAGGATGGGTTAAATGCAGTGTACAGCTACACCAAATATGCTTTTGTCACACAGCATCAACAACTCACGTTACGTCTTACTTTACATCTTACATCTACCAGTGTAAGACCACTGGAGCCCAGGGGTTTGGGTATAGCTGACACTGGAGTTTGTTACTGTGAAGGTGGTAAGAGGGAAACACTTGCTGCAGTTGGTCCTACTCTTTCTGGAGCGAGGGCTGGAAAAAGCATGTCAAGCTTTGCAAATGGAGATGTCAGACGGATGTTTTCGGTTACAGACGTGCTCTGTACCACCTTCAGCAGGTGACTTGTGCTCTACGGTTGATCGGGATGCTTACCAGTTTTGTGGGTGAATGATGCTTAAGTGGGTGAATGTCTTAAGTTCTCACCAGTGCAACCAATTCTGTAACGTACAGATGTGAGTAGGAGGGTTTTACATCCGTGGAGCTGTGCTTGGCCTAAATGGGCACAGTGGAGGCTGATACTGGTAACTGGTTCCAATTCTCTGTGGAAATGAAGTGCTGGAGCAGAAATGGGCTGAAGCTATGGAACACTGTGCTGGAGACTAAGTGAATTCTTAACCTTGTGATCTTcaggaaaattttaaatgctctttgaagggtttttttgtttgtttggttttgctttttatttgggGGGCATGTGGGGTGTGTGTCAGATTCTTTCCTGAATTCTCCGTCCCCAGAGTAGAATAAATGTATgtcttatttcttttgtaagTTAAGAGTGCAAAACTGTTCACAGAACATCAGGAAGAAGCATCAAACCCTTTCTACCACAAAGGTAAAGAGAGTAAGTAAGAGGGAAACATCACTGTTCTGGCTTTAAATCCTCACACtattttggggttgttttcctctgctggatCAGACTCACCTGAGGATGGCCAGATACAATCAACTGTCCAGTTGCATCTTTGCTACTTATGAGGGGAAATTTCATGTGTGTAACTGAGCCAAAAGCAATGTGTCTCATTTCAGAACCTAAATTTTATGTGTTAACTGGCTTCTATTTAATTTAATGGTACAAGTTAAACTTAAGAGTTttgtagaagaaacatttgaaagcTGGCATTGTGGACAAATGCTCTCATGTACCTGTTGAAGCCTGACAAAGTATCAGGGCATGTCAGACTTTCAGTGTGTTAAATAACTACAGAGGAGTAATTTTCTAATTAATCAGTTTAAATATTGTGACTGCAAATTGTCTTAAAATGATGATTCTTATAATTgtatctggttttgtttgggttttttttggtttttttgttgtttgtttgttttgttgttgttgttgttgttgttgtggggttttttgttcttccaGATTTTGCCCTTTTCTAATGTAGCTTGCAGGTCTTTTATAATGTGGCTGTGGGCTGCTGCTCACTGATTGAGAGGTGCAAGTACTATAAATGTGAAACCCTTACAGAAGTAAAATGGGATGGATTGGTCACATGGGCTTTCAGATTGCTGTTATGGTTTCCTGGGTTGATCTGAAAAATGTGACTCTTTCAGTGGCTTTGCTTTTGGCTGTCAACGTTTAAAAATAGGCACCCCATTTCCAGAAGAGGGTCTTGTCTTACCTTATCCTCCGttccttttttttggctttctcaGCCTGTTCTATCTTTGCTGGTGGGATTTTTTCCAGGTTGTCCAGTAAATCATTGAGCTGTTTTTCTATCACCATTAGCATCTGCACTGTCTGCAGGTTTGCCTCATTTTCCCCAGTGCAGTCGCAATAGACTTCCAGCACCTTCTTGTTCAGGCTTGTGAGCATTTTGTCCtagagaggagaggagatgtGAGAGGCACAGCTGGGTTCTGCCCAGTAGAACCACAACATCCTtccaaaagcaaaggaaatcagTATAATTTAATTCCCTCGACAAGACTCAGTTGCTTGTTTCCCAGTTTGCTTAGCCCCAGTGCCTGGGACAGATGGCTGTACTGGGCCGTTCTTCTGTTGGTCTCACCTTCCCAGCTTTGCTGTGGCCTGGGACAGGTTGCAGCTGCCCGGTTGCTTCTGCGAGCCCTCCTCCCACCTCGTAGCACCTGCATGGAGCAGGCACATTTGCCGCGGTTTGCTGCCTCAGCAGTGCCCCAAACCTGCCCTTGCTGTAGCTCCATTGCCGAGAAACTCTGCTGGTCCCTCCCCAGTGCGACccactgctttttctccccGGAATGGGTACGGCTGGCAGAGAAGAACCATTTACGCACACGCTAACCCTCCTTGCCTTGATCTCAGGATGTACCTGGTCATCAGCTTCGCATTCTCCAGAGGAAAAGAGGTGAACCTTGAGTTTCAGATCTGCtactctctcttcttccttggcGATGGAATATTTGAGGGTGTCTACCTGCTGTTTCAGCTCTGCTAACTCCTTCTCCCTAGgccagaagaaaaaggagatatTTCAGAAGGGCATCTTTGAAACACACGACtcccctgctgctttccagcctggGACcgtccctcctgctgccagcagatgGAGGTAACACTTCGTGTCATTTCTGGGACACTTGCACCCACAGCTCTGCGAGCAGAGGGAACTTGTGATTTTTCTGGAATAACAGTTACTGTGCTGGTGTGGGGGAGGGATAAGTAGCATAGCTAAACATTCAGGATTTTTTAATAAGTCAATGGGGGAAGTAGATTACCTTTAAAAACTTTCACAAGTGGATAAGCTACACTTCAAATGGGAATATGTGTGTCTACCTGCCATAGAAATACTATATCGCAATTAGACTGGGGTTCCCTGCTGGCTTCCTCTAGGAAGGGTTTGCATTGAGTTGAAATAGGTGCTGGTCTGGATCACTCCAGGACATGccttgtttcttcctttgatCTTTCTTTATGAGAATTACACCATACTTCTGGCTTATGTCCACTCCAGCATGCTAAATGCATCAGTTCCCCAGCCTGTGCCTTGAGGGCTAAGGAACTAGTGCCAAGCCCAAGTCCTCTCCTAAATTACATAGATGGGACACTTTCCTAGGAGCTCACAAGATGGTGAGTTGGatgggctgcagctgggctctAAGGTATGAGAAAGAGACTCTCTGCTGTGTGTTGCGTGAACAGCACGATGTGTGCTCTGCAGCACGCGGCCTGATGGTGAGGTGCtagtggggggaagagggggtcACTTATGTTTGAAAGCTGGGGCACAGGGACCCCTTCCCACCACTTGTAGGGTCACACTTACATGCTTTCATGTGTAGTGATGAAAGTATGTTGGACCTTGTCCAAACTTTCCTCGATCTCCTGGGAATTCTGGATGAAGGACAAGTTCTCTTCCTCCATCTCCGTGAAAATAGACAGCAGTTGTTGGGGATCAGTAAAATACAGTTCAGGCTCCTGAAGTGGAAAACACACGTGATGAGGTTTTGTCCTCCTCTAACGTCTTTTCCATTGAACTACATGGAGGTTGGCCTGCACCAGCCCTGGCTGTTCAAATGCTCTCCTATGTAGCGAGGTCTGTGACTGTCCACTTAGAAAAGTCTCCCACTTTCCTGCCATGTGAGTAGCTTTACGCTGCCTCAGTAGCTCACACCCCAAACAGGTTGCATTTTGGGGAATAAAACGTGGTGCAAACATCTGTGAGTGGGAAAACTTCCATTTCAGACATAAAACGGTAACTTCACTAGTTTCAAAATCTCCCATTATATGATATCATATCTCGTTGGGGGATGGCAAGCTTTGAGATGATAGTAGGTTTTTGGAAAGTGGAGAAGGAGATTTAAACTAAGGTATTTATAACAGGTGTTGCTAAAATATGAACATTTATGAATGTATAAACATACTTTTATAATTAGTGGCTACAGTAACTCCTCAATACCATAATGAATGGTTAGAAGGTGTGAGAAATTAGTAACATCAATAAATGACAGAGGACAAACAGAAAGTGTAAATACTTCAACATGAGACTTCTGACCTCATCTTCGTCCGAGCAGGTTTCACTTTCTGCATCCTCCAATGAacttctgaaaaagcatttttgtgtaTCAGGCCCGTAGAGAAATGATAGCTCAAAGGAGACCTTGTCAGTGAATTAGGAACACTGTTGTTGTTTGCTGTTGCTCTTTGCTCCTGAACGGTCCTTTGCACATTGACATGTTTGGCCCCCTGTGGCTGTGGGCTATTTGGGGGTCAGTAGGAGCGAGGGGTCACACAAACATGCAGCACGGGAGCTACGTCTGTCCACAAGCAGGCTGCCTTTTGATCTGCTCCgggctctgctgcccagcacGGTCAGGACATGACGCATGAGCCTGAACTGGGAGTGTTGATCCAAATGCCTTTAAGCTCGATGGGAGGCTTTGGCTCTTGGGCAATGAGAAGGCAGAGGTAAGAACCTTATTAAAAAGGCttaggcagcagcacagcaagcgTAGAGAAAGCCTTGTGCTCCGTGTGGGATATGGTACTGCTCCTAAACAACATGGTGTAGCCACCATAGGAGTCTGCAGTTTTTACCTGCCCTGGGAGAAGGTTGTTGagtgcttcttcctctgcacaGCCTATTACCATTAACCAGCAGCGCGGcctctttcttccctgctcAGCCCCGGGGACAAGCTAGCGCAAGAGCTGGAAGAGCAGGGCAAGAGGTGCCCGACTGATGTTGGCAGCAGAGCCTGCCCATCGCCTTCACTTGCGTCTGTCACCCTGTGCCACGGAGGGGTGAAAAACCTCCATTTGCATCACCTTAGTGCCAGCCCCACTTGTGCCTGCATCGCTCCTGCCATGTGGCAGCAGCCCAGTAGCTGCAGTGACTTCACGAGGGGTGGCACGCAGCAGCCCGCTTGGGAGAACCCGGCACCTGCAACGCGCTGAGTGGAGGTGGAGGAAATGGCCCTGCAAGCAGTGACTTCAAACTCTATTGATAGCCGGGTTACGTTACAGCAGGGTTActctgcctgcaccccagcacGTACTGTCCGAAGGCTCTTACTGAAAGCGGACGGTCAATGCAATGTGGGTCTACAGTGACCCTGGGCCTTCATTAACGGCAAAACGATAGGCGGCTATTAGCATGGCAGCTGTGACCGACAGTGCGAACCAGTATCTCGGCCACAGAGAAGTTCTGCTGCAGGACAAATGCCCAAGGTCTATGATTCCTCCTGGGGTTACCTCAAGACCCAAATTCTTTGGGCAGGCCTCTCAGTGGAGGATTTGAGGATGGGGTTCTGTTGGAGTAGGTGCATAGGTACTGACTCGCACACCCGATGGCTTTCTACTGGTATTTTGATTTGTTCCAATACGACTCAGATCTCAGTATGCCCGCAGCAAAGGTGAGGAGCAGGTTTCCTCTACACTGACCCCCCGTCAGCTGAGTGCGCTCTACAGTACTTAAGTCTGTTGTTTGCATTGTCTGGTACTTACAGTTTTCTTGTTGATAGAGGCTTCAGAAAGTTTTTGAGCTGTGGCCTGATCCCATGTAATGACCTGAAATCCAAACTTTTTGAAGACCGCAGGGAACTTGGCACATCTATATGACTGGTACCATAGGGACTGGCGGCGTTTGTCCCGGCTGTCAGACCCTGGCCTGGAGACAAGAAGAGATGTACGCTTAGAGCATGGGGCTGTCCCAGGGAGGAGTGGGCACCTCTTCCCTGGCACTCACCCTGCTCTGCAGTGGTGGGAGGCAAGGCACTTTCTTCATTAGCTTTGGATACTCTTTTcaaatccttttcctttgtgtgcTTTTTCCCATGTTCTTCCTGCCACTCTTTTGGAGATAGTTGGTAGAGGAAGTCCCTGTACATCTTGTACTCCTGCAGAGTATTCTTGAATCTGGAAATATCACTGGGTTGAGAAAAGTGGGAAAAGTTTGTTAGCAGGGAGGAAAGCCCCTGTTTGAACAGGTTCTTTCTAACTCTTGATATTCAGCTTCACCCTCAGAAGGGACAAGAGGGCACATGTCTTCATGAACATGCAAAGACAAATGGGAACCTGCCCTGTGTGCTCTCTGTAGTTCCTCATGTGGAAGCTGTCTGGTCACATGTCTGTGGCTGGACCCTTGCTAAGGCACTGGGAGTGCTAATTTGGGaatttttacttgaaaattaGTGAGAAATCTTGCCAGCTCAACTCAtactgggaatttttttttttcttttctttccccaggtcatcattaaaatgcattacttagttttgtttggtttttaatctgAGACTAGGGATTTAATTTTGGGGTTGGaatatttatacttttaaaaaacaccatTTAAAAACTAGTTGAGTTGTTTTAGACACAAAGCCAgcatctggaaaacaaaagctgaaacattttgaGTCTTAAAATTGAACATTTTTAGAAGTCTTTTTCCCTGATTCCCTTTTTTCCCAAGGTCTGTAAGGGTAAAGCGCTGTAGGGGCTGTTAAAGGCTAGGCAGGAATAATGTGCAACCATTACCTTTGGAGGTCCTCTATTTGGGAAGTGATCGCCTGGatctctgttattttctttgtctttgctgcagtttctttttcagcactAGGGAAGAATGCATAAACGTAAGCCATAAAACAATTTAGCAGTAAGTGGGTAGTGAATTGAGGTGCatataaaacagagaaaaagatgtGGGGGGAGCACTAGAAATGTCTCTTATAGATGTATCCCAGGTGATGCTTGGCTCCTGCCTGAAGGCCCTGCTTGTCTTGGCAAAGAGAGTGTGGGGTCCCAGGAACACTCCCAGGTTAAGGCCTCCCTaatttggctgctgctgagcttcAGTTGCCGCTTTGCCCTTGTGATACCTGTAATGGGCCAAAGAGCTCAACTTGCTTCACTTAGGGGACTGCTCCTGCTGTGAGGGGTCGGGCAGAAGCATCTCCCTCCCTTAAGGGTGTTGTGAGAAGAATGGAAGTGGTGGGGTCAACAGCAGGTTCCTTGCTGCAGCCAAACCAAGGGCTTTTGCAATGATGGGATTCCCCAGCTGTTgcccttcctctttttcattgAATGCGTGGGGAGGAAGTGCCATCAGCACTGTAACTCTGGGCAAACTCAGACACAGAGTATTTGCTAGCGAAAGCCCTGCAGGGAGGTCAAGCAAAAGACTCATGTCAGCGCAAAAGAGCACATGGGTGGTTCCCTCAACTTCCATTACATTTTCAGGGCTTGAACAGAGTTTTTATGGTTCTCCTTCAGGAACTCATCAAACATGGCAGCGTCCTTCTCCAGGTAGTATTCAgccttttccagttttctttcttcattctttgCTACGTTCTCCATCCTTTGAATCTCGTCTCGCTTTACTGCCATGGCATACTGAAATGAACCCAAAAGGCAACACAGTCACATCAGTTGGTTGATTTTAAAGGTATGTTGGTTTAGCTTTGTTCTTGGTTACCTTATTACCCGAGAGTTGTTGGTGGAGAGGGTAAGAATTTCAAACCAAGGTATGTGTCTTAATGCAAACTATGTACATAGAGGCCAGGAGATATTTCAGAAGTAACATAGCAAACAAGCAGTGAAATTACAGATGGAATCCAGAAGTCCCAGCACTGCATTAACTCCTGGCTGACAAAGATTGATTCAGTTGCGTTACAGCACAATATTAGAGGTGAATAAGGGGGATATTCCAGCACAGCTTCCTTATTTTGAGTTCAGAATGGCTCCCAGCTATAATTTATGTATAGGGCAGCAGAAGCCAAAAGACCAATATGTCTGTGCATCTCACAAATGAAATGGTTGCATGGCTGCTACTGGATGGTGCAAATGACCtatgttcctttctttcttggTTGGGGATTGCTGGGCTCTAGACTATGATTATCTTTAACACAGGACTTGGACAATCAGTTCATGAGGTCTGATGTGCCTCCTTTGTATGATCTCTAGACTATGAatctcagagggaaaaaatcatAACAAAGCAACACAGGgaagaataattaaattaaCAGAAAGTAACATTCTTAAAGCCAAGTACCTCAAGTAAAAATATCTCTCTTCTGTCATTTATGTAGTCACGGAAGGTCTCCTTTTCTAATGGGTAATCTGAAATTAGGATATAAAGTTGATCAGACTAGAGGGGGAAATATGGCCAAGGTAGAACATAGTGAATATGTAGGCTACTGTGAGCATGGATGTGGTTGACATTGGAGCCAGCAATACTggttattttaatataattttgaacTTGTTTAGGATCAGTTTCATATAGGCTTTTGTGGAGTAAAACCAGGTAGAATGGAGTGGAGCATCTGATCCTTACAAAGGTCAATGTCCTCTAGACATCAATGGCAAAGCTGCTCCTCATGTCAGAGGCAGAAAATCTAGACCCACATCCACTAAAATCCAACTTTAGGCCAGCTTAGTAGAAATGTCtccatgacatttttttttctgcaaactttCAGCTGACTCCCAGCTGATTCCAAGAGCTCCCAGCTACTGTGAAGGCCCCAGGGGATGGTGGAACCCAGGCTACTGCAGTGGAGGTGATACATGCTCCGTATGTAAATGCATGAGATGGAGATGGCCCAGCCACACAGAGGTTGGCAAGATGCAGCATATAACTATTGTGTCTGCAAGAGCTCACCAAAGTCAGCTAGAGCTAACTGCTACTCCCATGCCCTCTTTGATTTTTGCTTTAGGCTGTTACCCATCTGAGCAGCACCACTACAAAGATAGTGACTGTTCCCCACCTTTTTTAATGGCTATCTTCCATGAAAGACTCTCCTGAAGAGTTTTCAGTGTCTCttcatttgtttcctgttttctggcctcctcttcttcctccttttgcaGAGCTTTCCTGAACcctttttgcattgcttttattttagtgGAGTAAGTCATTTTCTCATGGATATTCATGGTCTTCATCCTTTCACGTTCCTGTGAGAAGTCAGTTATGTGGACAGTTTGATTGCATGCTTtgtttgctgtggtttttaAAGACATGAGTGGTTATTCACAGTCTAGAAATTTGCAGGCTACTGATACCCTGCTGATGCACGTTTGCCTGGTTTGTCTGACTAATCCCAATGATATTCTCTCTTGAGGCAACCAAAACATTTCATGTCTTAGCATTTGTTCTCACTGGTTTCTTGATTTGTATTCTGCATCCAGCCAACAGCTGTGCCAGTTTGTACCTACACAGTgtcctcatttttccttcctggatTATTCCTGGGAGAGAATGGAAATATTCGGAGATTCATCCTTCAAGTCCCCTAGTGAAAGGGAACAACAGGACAGCCCAATGTTCAATACCAACTCAGTCCAACTTGCACAAAGGCATGTAAACCTTCAAGTTCAGATTGAGAGGATCTATTCAAACCCACTCCAGAGTTTTCTGGAGTGTAAAAGGTTGTTAATGCTCAGTGCTTTCATGTGGGCTGAAGTGTAATTCATTGCTGTCTGCACAGCTTGGGCATGGGTTAAGCTGAGGACATCAGTCAGCAGACATCCTTAATGCACTACTTCCCAAGCCCTTCCTCATACTTATATATTAACCTTCAACCCAAGCAAAAACCAGACTATATCAGTCATCAGTGTGAGGTGAGGAGGCTTGCTTAACCTTGTTTGGAGCCCTCCCTTTGTGATTTAGAAACAAAGAGCTCTTGCTTCCACACTACAGCCTGGCTTTGGCAACCACGTGCAACAATCAGACCTCTCAGAGATGCGAAAACATCTCCGTGGCTTCCCACCCCCTTTGGACTGCATGCCCTAAGGAAAGGCCAttgcagaaataagaaagaaaaagacattcctGAGACCCAGCTCTGGTCTGGTGGTTTGCAATTCCCTCTCATAAGGAGAGAAACCTAAGGCATGAAACCCATGTCATCCTTCTTCCTAGGCATTCATTTCGTTGGCAGTTCAGAAGAAGGTCACACCAAACATTGGAATACAGCTTCCTAAGCAGAAAGCCAAGCCTGTTGAAGTGGAAAGCAAGAGATCTTGCACCAAAGCTTTATGTAGAAATCAATGCTAACAGCACTGGCAGGTATCTTCTCCAGGAACAGGAATGAGTGGTAAATCTACCTTGAAGTAAGTAAACAAAGTGACAATATCCAGATTTTGCGCTAGCACCAGCAAGCCTGTGCTCAGATCTGCTCTTGGTGAAGTTAATCTCTCATCATGGAATTCAGTGGACTTGAAGCTGGTCTGAGGGAATCCCAGCTCAATTTGGCAGCTATTATTTCTCTCATGCGCTAAATTTTGGTATTATATTGGTTGGTTGCCTGCCCTAGTGGACTGTTTGTATATACATTGGCCTAAAGCATATATACATACCGCCttagccttttttctttccttgtcccTTATTGAAAAAATATCAACATCTGGAGGAATTGTAAATGGATTTTTCATTGGGTTTTCTTCATCCTCTTCTGGGCTTTCTGCAAAAATTGGATGAAGATGTAGAAGATGTGAGGCAGGGTATTAGGACCCAGTGAAAAGGGATTCTGATCTGCTGCATCATGCCTGAAGGGTGGGCAGCTGTGCTCACAGCTGCAGATGTCTAAATGCTGAATCAAGAGCAGGGAGCTAGATAGAGCTTATAAGAAGCCAGTGGTATTACTGAgattttt
This window encodes:
- the CFAP100 gene encoding cilia- and flagella-associated protein 100, which codes for MIFLGPGSKMPSLHTESTPKSLSPKPGMETQLVLSESPEEDEENPMKNPFTIPPDVDIFSIRDKERKKAKAERERMKTMNIHEKMTYSTKIKAMQKGFRKALQKEEEEEARKQETNEETLKTLQESLSWKIAIKKDYPLEKETFRDYINDRREIFLLEYAMAVKRDEIQRMENVAKNEERKLEKAEYYLEKDAAMFDEFLKENHKNSVQALKIAEKETAAKTKKITEIQAITSQIEDLQSDISRFKNTLQEYKMYRDFLYQLSPKEWQEEHGKKHTKEKDLKRVSKANEESALPPTTAEQGQGLTAGTNAASPYGTSHIDVPSSLRSSKSLDFRSLHGIRPQLKNFLKPLSTRKLSSLEDAESETCSDEDEEPELYFTDPQQLLSIFTEMEEENLSFIQNSQEIEESLDKVQHTFITTHESMEKELAELKQQVDTLKYSIAKEEERVADLKLKVHLFSSGECEADDQDKMLTSLNKKVLEVYCDCTGENEANLQTVQMLMVIEKQLNDLLDNLEKIPPAKIEQAEKAKKKERRIRLREEKLRQQKQQQEERLQRALERSQAPVKIVSTAIHRNTLPQQPTSEKLGILEHQAFKGRVLLEASIAGWGWHHTQV